One Candidatus Edwardsbacteria bacterium genomic window carries:
- a CDS encoding M20/M25/M40 family metallo-hydrolase, translated as MRKFLFGAIGVAVSVYAVAAPVLVSVELPTIESKNAWYQLNIPTYELIGNTAIAQADESQISLIKHKGYQINIIDQQSDLAKYVTVSDVERIPELPGTPIWQNDKTAIIRAVTKDTMKDIKYKHQIRPFNTKPLGDRFWKSVTTKYVPLKNMPYDPFIKNLVDQVNADSISATIQRLQDLGTRFIRTDSSAVASQWLKDKYTLYGFSTQLDSFYLQDSTHERNVIANLPGTNGLFNFIMISGHFDATSVGNPDSCAPGANDDASGTAIAVEVARVMKDHSWPVTISCIGWGAEESGCIGSLHFAERADSVDMDIKALLNFDMVGYMNDAVQDVNFAGTYWLTQLCQQTAQIYASSLVTNADVGNVSDDYSFSNRGFPALGCIENPIPSVSGGYPYYHQYEDLLKHLSPELYTNVAKVAVAATAYLALCPDDPDLTVCDVGNASQLAANWTSSADSCVEGFWIFWGTTSGNYSDSLWVAGRTTTTDTIGGLMADTTYYIIIRADNGSYQSLFPAEVTGTPRLAPLAPPLVLATPQMAGIRVEWQKSTELDFVGYKLYRTLDDTMAYGQLPVGTITDTFYTDTPLSGAFRYYYRVQSIDRDSNHSPYSATAYSRPITLDQGILMVDETQNWTSGSFPRDAQQDSFYQYILNDFKHTNYEYDTPGNKTILADYVPYSTVVWFADDYSQFMASSCISDIQTYLEYGGKLWFAGWRPAGDIKNSIVYPADFITGSFLYDYFKITHAELSGTADSFNTAVGLQGYPDINVDTLKYPSTIWGKTLRYIEALTPTATGDTIYVIDMKNDGSSYEGKACAVRDSGKMVFFGFPLYFMDKEQAKLAAQKVMAEFGEPSGVSGKLETGNRITEIRLFQNAPNPFNNKTTIRYQLPKAGSVKLSVYNIAGQLVETLVNGEQQTGSYTINWDRKDNNNKQVSAGVYIYHLNTGDKTQTRKMVVLK; from the coding sequence ATGCGGAAGTTCTTATTTGGGGCAATTGGCGTAGCAGTATCCGTATATGCTGTTGCCGCACCGGTATTGGTATCGGTGGAGCTACCGACGATTGAGAGCAAGAATGCCTGGTATCAGCTGAATATACCTACTTATGAGCTTATCGGCAATACCGCCATTGCCCAGGCAGATGAAAGCCAAATATCATTGATAAAGCATAAAGGCTACCAAATAAATATTATTGATCAGCAATCCGATCTGGCTAAATATGTAACTGTATCTGATGTTGAAAGAATCCCTGAACTGCCGGGGACTCCTATCTGGCAGAATGATAAGACGGCAATAATAAGAGCTGTGACAAAAGATACGATGAAAGACATAAAGTATAAGCATCAAATTCGACCTTTTAACACCAAACCCTTGGGAGACCGGTTCTGGAAGAGTGTTACCACCAAGTATGTTCCGTTGAAGAATATGCCGTATGATCCTTTCATAAAAAACCTGGTGGATCAGGTGAATGCTGATTCGATCTCCGCGACTATTCAACGATTACAGGATCTAGGGACGCGTTTTATACGGACAGACAGTAGTGCTGTCGCTTCGCAGTGGCTGAAGGATAAATATACATTATACGGATTTAGCACACAGTTGGATAGTTTTTATCTTCAGGATTCCACCCATGAACGTAATGTAATTGCAAATTTGCCGGGCACCAACGGATTATTCAATTTTATCATGATATCGGGCCATTTTGATGCGACTTCTGTCGGCAATCCCGATAGCTGTGCCCCGGGTGCGAATGACGATGCTTCCGGGACAGCCATTGCGGTGGAGGTGGCCCGGGTCATGAAAGATCATAGTTGGCCAGTAACCATTTCATGTATTGGCTGGGGCGCCGAAGAATCCGGATGTATAGGGAGCCTTCACTTTGCAGAGCGGGCTGATAGTGTTGACATGGATATCAAGGCCCTGCTCAATTTCGATATGGTTGGCTACATGAACGATGCTGTCCAGGATGTAAACTTCGCTGGCACATATTGGCTCACTCAGTTATGTCAGCAAACCGCACAAATATACGCCAGCTCTCTTGTAACGAATGCGGATGTCGGGAATGTATCTGATGATTATTCATTTAGCAATAGGGGGTTCCCGGCACTGGGATGCATTGAAAATCCTATTCCCTCGGTTTCCGGCGGTTATCCCTATTATCACCAATATGAAGATTTATTGAAACATCTCTCACCGGAATTATACACTAATGTCGCCAAAGTAGCTGTAGCTGCGACAGCATATCTGGCATTATGCCCGGATGATCCCGATCTTACGGTTTGCGATGTCGGTAACGCTTCACAATTAGCGGCTAATTGGACCAGTAGTGCCGACAGTTGCGTCGAAGGATTCTGGATATTTTGGGGTACCACCAGCGGGAATTACAGCGATTCCCTGTGGGTTGCCGGCAGGACAACCACGACTGATACCATCGGTGGATTAATGGCCGACACTACCTATTATATCATCATTCGTGCAGATAATGGCAGTTATCAAAGCCTGTTCCCGGCCGAAGTCACAGGCACGCCGCGGCTGGCACCGTTAGCGCCGCCTTTGGTGCTGGCCACGCCACAGATGGCGGGCATTCGGGTGGAATGGCAGAAGAGCACCGAGTTGGATTTTGTCGGGTACAAACTTTACCGGACGTTGGATGATACAATGGCTTATGGGCAATTGCCCGTGGGGACGATCACGGATACTTTCTATACCGATACCCCGCTTTCTGGTGCTTTTCGGTATTACTATAGGGTACAGTCAATTGACCGGGACAGCAACCATAGCCCATACAGCGCAACTGCCTATAGTCGCCCCATTACATTAGACCAAGGAATTTTGATGGTTGACGAAACCCAAAATTGGACATCGGGGAGCTTCCCACGGGACGCACAGCAGGACAGTTTCTACCAATATATTTTAAATGACTTTAAGCATACTAATTATGAATATGATACGCCGGGAAATAAAACAATATTAGCCGATTATGTTCCATATTCGACCGTTGTATGGTTTGCGGATGATTACAGTCAATTTATGGCTTCAAGCTGTATATCGGACATACAAACCTACTTGGAGTATGGCGGCAAATTGTGGTTTGCCGGTTGGAGACCGGCAGGAGATATCAAGAATAGCATTGTTTACCCAGCAGATTTTATTACAGGATCGTTCCTTTATGATTATTTCAAAATAACTCATGCCGAATTGTCCGGGACAGCCGATTCATTTAATACAGCAGTCGGGTTACAGGGGTATCCGGATATCAATGTTGATACTTTAAAATATCCTTCCACCATCTGGGGCAAGACCCTTCGATATATTGAGGCCCTCACTCCAACGGCAACAGGGGATACCATCTACGTGATTGACATGAAGAACGACGGGAGTTCATATGAAGGCAAAGCCTGCGCGGTCAGGGACTCCGGCAAGATGGTGTTCTTTGGCTTCCCGCTGTATTTTATGGATAAAGAACAGGCCAAGCTGGCGGCCCAGAAGGTAATGGCGGAGTTCGGGGAGCCATCTGGCGTTTCCGGGAAACTGGAAACCGGAAATCGGATCACAGAGATTAGATTATTCCAAAATGCGCCCAACCCGTTCAATAATAAAACTACCATAAGATATCAGCTGCCGAAAGCCGGTTCGGTCAAACTGAGCGTCTACAACATAGCCGGGCAGCTGGTTGAGACCCTAGTAAACGGGGAACAACAGACAGGGAGTTATACCATCAACTGGGATAGGAAGGACAACAATAACAAGCAGGTCAGCGCCGGGGTGTACATCTATCATTTAAATACCGGCGACAAGACCCAAACCCGGAAAATGGTAGTGCTGAAGTAA
- the thiC gene encoding phosphomethylpyrimidine synthase ThiC, with the protein MNESILKRIAEEEKVPFEHIKNGVEQGTIVVPMNKNHRLLKPCAVGAGMRIKVNANIGTSQDLSDLAGELEKLKAAIGAGADAIMDLSTGGDIDAIRREIINQCPVPLGTVPVYQAAIEAAAKKKSLVEMTPDEIFAVIEKQAREGVDFITVHCGVTLQSVARYQEEGRVAGVVSRGGAFMIEWMNFNKAENPLYSQFDRLLGICQEHNVTLSLGDGFRPGCTADATDRAQLEELLILGELVDRARKAGVQAMVEGPGHVSMDQIETNIRIQKEICKGAPFYVLGPLVTDIAPGYDHITAAIGGAWAAYFGADFLCYVTPSEHLRLPTLEDVREGVIVLRIAAHAADLAKKAPGAADWDRAMSQARKKLDWKKQIELSINPPYARQVFESAPRKESGVCTMCGEFCAMKKMNEVLDDKK; encoded by the coding sequence TTGAACGAATCCATCTTAAAACGCATTGCCGAAGAGGAAAAGGTTCCTTTTGAGCATATAAAGAACGGCGTGGAGCAGGGGACCATAGTGGTTCCCATGAACAAGAACCACCGACTGCTAAAACCCTGCGCGGTGGGGGCCGGGATGCGGATAAAGGTCAACGCCAACATCGGGACCTCCCAGGACCTTTCCGACCTGGCCGGCGAGTTGGAGAAGCTGAAGGCGGCCATAGGGGCCGGGGCCGACGCCATCATGGACCTGTCCACCGGCGGGGACATCGACGCCATCCGGCGGGAGATAATCAATCAATGCCCGGTTCCGCTGGGCACGGTGCCCGTCTACCAGGCGGCCATCGAGGCCGCCGCCAAGAAGAAATCCCTGGTGGAGATGACGCCCGACGAGATCTTTGCGGTCATCGAGAAGCAGGCCAGGGAGGGGGTGGATTTCATCACCGTGCACTGCGGGGTCACCCTGCAGTCGGTGGCCCGCTACCAGGAGGAGGGCCGGGTGGCCGGGGTGGTCAGCCGGGGCGGAGCCTTCATGATCGAATGGATGAATTTCAATAAGGCCGAGAATCCATTATACAGCCAGTTCGACCGCCTGCTGGGCATCTGCCAAGAACATAACGTCACCCTCAGCCTGGGGGACGGCTTCCGGCCCGGCTGTACGGCCGACGCCACCGACCGGGCCCAGTTGGAGGAACTGCTGATCCTGGGCGAATTGGTGGACCGGGCCCGGAAGGCAGGGGTCCAGGCCATGGTGGAGGGGCCGGGCCATGTTTCGATGGACCAGATCGAGACCAACATCAGGATCCAGAAGGAGATCTGCAAGGGGGCCCCGTTCTACGTGCTGGGTCCGCTGGTCACCGATATCGCCCCGGGCTACGACCACATCACCGCGGCCATCGGCGGGGCCTGGGCGGCCTACTTCGGGGCGGATTTCCTGTGCTATGTCACCCCGTCGGAGCATCTGCGCCTGCCCACCCTGGAGGACGTCCGGGAAGGGGTGATCGTCCTGCGGATAGCGGCCCACGCCGCCGACCTGGCCAAAAAGGCGCCCGGGGCGGCGGATTGGGACCGGGCCATGTCCCAGGCCCGGAAGAAGCTGGACTGGAAGAAACAGATAGAGCTCTCAATCAATCCGCCCTATGCCCGGCAGGTGTTCGAATCGGCCCCCCGGAAGGAATCCGGGGTCTGCACCATGTGCGGGGAGTTCTGCGCCATGAAGAAGATGAACGAAGTGCTGGATGACAAGAAGTAG